From Ramlibacter tataouinensis, the proteins below share one genomic window:
- a CDS encoding lipid A biosynthesis acyltransferase, translating into MMSRLGILFMRLLAFLPLPLVRALGHALGLLLYLVVVPRRRVVRVNLRLCFPQWSEAQRRQVMRDVFIYVTQSFLDRAWLWHADPEVVRRRVKLTGAVHELAGEAPTILFAPHFVGLDAGVTGVTQQIPRRVIGIYTQQSNKVVDAWVLKGRHRFGIRPRPMNRSEGVREIVSAIREGDLMYLLPDMNFGPEESIFVPFYGVSAATVPSLSRFARLGRAKVVPLVTRLTPEGYEVRVLESWAAFPSADAEADTALMNKRLEGYIDEMPAQYYWVHKRFKTRPPGEPGVY; encoded by the coding sequence ATGATGAGCAGGCTGGGGATCCTCTTCATGCGGCTGCTGGCGTTCCTGCCGCTGCCGCTGGTGCGCGCGCTCGGCCACGCGCTGGGCCTGCTGCTGTACCTCGTCGTGGTGCCGCGCCGCCGCGTGGTGCGCGTGAACCTGCGACTGTGCTTCCCCCAATGGAGCGAGGCACAGCGCCGGCAGGTGATGCGCGATGTCTTCATCTACGTGACCCAGTCCTTCCTGGATCGCGCCTGGCTGTGGCATGCCGATCCCGAGGTGGTGCGCCGCCGGGTGAAGCTGACCGGCGCCGTCCATGAACTGGCCGGCGAGGCGCCCACCATCCTGTTCGCGCCGCACTTCGTCGGCCTGGATGCGGGGGTGACCGGTGTCACGCAGCAGATCCCGCGCCGCGTCATCGGCATCTACACCCAGCAGAGCAACAAGGTGGTCGATGCCTGGGTCCTCAAGGGCCGGCACCGCTTCGGCATCCGGCCGCGCCCGATGAACCGCTCGGAGGGCGTGCGCGAGATCGTGTCGGCCATCCGCGAAGGAGACCTGATGTACCTGCTGCCGGACATGAACTTCGGTCCGGAGGAGTCGATCTTCGTGCCCTTCTACGGCGTGTCCGCGGCGACGGTGCCCTCGCTGTCGCGCTTCGCCCGCCTGGGCCGGGCCAAGGTCGTGCCGCTGGTCACCCGCCTGACGCCCGAGGGCTACGAAGTGCGGGTGCTGGAATCCTGGGCCGCCTTCCCCTCGGCCGACGCCGAAGCCGATACGGCGCTGATGAACAAGCGGCTGGAAGGCTACATCGACGAGATGCCCGCGCAGTACTACTGGGTGCACAAGCGCTTCAAGACGCGCCCGCCCGGCGAACCGGGCGTGTATTGA
- a CDS encoding cytochrome c biogenesis protein ResB, with product MTAATQGLELRTGSQRLRAAVELVSSMRFAISLLTVICIASVIGTIVKQHEPVVNYVNQFGPFWAELFMALKLNAVYSAGWFLLILAFLVISTSLCIARNTPKIIRDLKAYKENVREEALRAFHHRAEAELAGPAQAGATRLGESLAKAGWKVKLQRRATARGEGWMVAAKRGGANKVGYLAAHSAIVLVCLGGLMDGDLIVRAQMWFGGKTPYAGGGMISDVKPEHRLPASNPTFRGNLFVAEGTQSGSAVLNQSDGILIQELPFSIELKKFIVEHYSTGMPKLFASEIVIHDRETGAATPARVEVNHPARYRGIEIYQSSFDDGGSSVKLKAVPINGGRPFEVEGVIGGSSQLTRGPVDGAEKMTLEYTGLRVINVENFSGGERGGTDVRAVDLRASLDARLGAANKTTAKKELRNIGPSISYKLRDAAGQAREFNNYMLPVDMGDGPVFLMGLRETPSEPFRYLRVPADDQGALDGFVRLRAALQDPAVRAQAIRRYAAKVTDASRPELAQQLTASASRALDMFAGEGTPPGPGGKPAAGLQAISDFMEANVPEAERARAGEVLLRILSGVLFEMTQITREQAGLKLLEPSEQTQAFMTQAMLALSDANAYPVPMAFQLVDFKQVQASVFQVTRGPGKNIVYLGCALLILGVFAMLYVRERRVWCWVTGEGERSRCTMALSSNRKTMDADREFELLRQQLLGDKVSGDKV from the coding sequence ATGACCGCTGCCACCCAGGGCCTGGAACTTCGCACCGGATCGCAGCGCCTGCGCGCGGCGGTCGAGCTGGTGTCGTCGATGCGCTTCGCCATCTCGCTGCTGACGGTGATCTGCATCGCCTCGGTGATCGGCACCATCGTCAAGCAGCACGAGCCGGTGGTGAACTACGTCAACCAGTTCGGCCCGTTCTGGGCCGAGCTGTTCATGGCGCTCAAGCTCAACGCGGTGTACAGCGCGGGCTGGTTCCTGCTGATCCTGGCGTTCCTGGTGATCAGCACCTCGCTGTGCATCGCGCGCAACACGCCGAAGATCATCCGTGACCTGAAGGCCTACAAGGAAAACGTGCGCGAGGAAGCCCTGCGGGCCTTCCACCACCGGGCCGAGGCGGAGCTGGCCGGCCCGGCGCAGGCCGGCGCCACGCGCCTCGGGGAGTCGCTGGCCAAGGCAGGCTGGAAGGTGAAGCTGCAGCGCCGCGCCACCGCGCGCGGCGAAGGATGGATGGTGGCGGCCAAGCGCGGCGGCGCCAACAAGGTCGGCTACCTGGCGGCCCACAGCGCCATCGTGCTGGTGTGCCTGGGCGGCCTGATGGACGGCGACCTGATCGTGCGGGCCCAGATGTGGTTCGGCGGCAAGACACCCTATGCCGGCGGCGGCATGATCTCCGACGTGAAGCCGGAGCACCGGCTGCCGGCCAGCAACCCGACCTTCCGCGGCAACCTGTTCGTGGCCGAAGGCACGCAGTCGGGCAGCGCGGTCCTGAACCAGTCGGACGGCATCCTGATCCAGGAGCTGCCGTTCTCGATCGAGCTGAAGAAGTTCATCGTGGAGCACTACTCCACCGGCATGCCCAAGCTGTTCGCCAGCGAGATCGTGATCCACGACCGCGAGACCGGCGCCGCCACGCCGGCGCGGGTGGAGGTGAACCATCCGGCACGCTACCGCGGCATCGAGATCTACCAATCCAGCTTCGACGACGGCGGCTCCAGCGTGAAGCTGAAGGCGGTCCCGATCAACGGCGGCCGCCCCTTCGAGGTCGAGGGCGTGATCGGCGGCAGCTCGCAGCTGACCCGGGGGCCGGTGGATGGCGCCGAGAAGATGACGCTGGAGTACACCGGCCTGCGCGTGATCAACGTCGAGAATTTCAGCGGCGGCGAGCGCGGCGGCACCGACGTGCGCGCGGTGGATCTGCGTGCCTCGCTCGACGCCCGCCTGGGCGCGGCCAACAAGACGACGGCCAAGAAGGAGCTGCGCAACATCGGCCCCAGCATCAGCTACAAGCTGCGCGACGCGGCCGGCCAGGCCCGCGAGTTCAACAACTACATGCTGCCGGTGGACATGGGCGACGGCCCGGTGTTCCTGATGGGCTTGCGCGAAACGCCCTCGGAGCCCTTCCGCTACCTGCGCGTGCCGGCCGACGACCAGGGCGCGCTTGACGGTTTCGTGCGCCTGCGCGCCGCGCTGCAGGACCCGGCCGTGCGCGCGCAGGCGATCCGCCGCTACGCCGCCAAGGTGACCGACGCCTCCAGGCCGGAACTGGCGCAGCAGCTCACCGCCTCGGCCAGCCGGGCGCTGGACATGTTCGCCGGCGAGGGCACGCCGCCGGGCCCGGGCGGCAAGCCGGCGGCCGGCCTGCAGGCCATCTCCGACTTCATGGAAGCCAACGTGCCGGAAGCCGAGCGCGCTCGCGCCGGCGAAGTGCTGCTGCGAATCCTCAGCGGCGTGCTGTTCGAGATGACCCAGATCACGCGCGAGCAAGCGGGCCTGAAGCTCCTGGAGCCCAGCGAGCAGACCCAGGCCTTCATGACGCAGGCGATGCTGGCGCTGAGCGACGCCAACGCCTACCCCGTTCCCATGGCCTTCCAGCTGGTGGACTTCAAGCAGGTGCAGGCCAGCGTGTTCCAGGTGACGCGCGGCCCTGGCAAGAACATTGTCTATCTGGGTTGCGCCCTGCTCATCCTGGGGGTCTTTGCCATGCTGTACGTGCGCGAGCGCCGCGTCTGGTGCTGGGTGACGGGCGAGGGCGAGCGATCGCGCTGCACGATGGCGCTGTCGAGCAACCGCAAGACCATGGACGCCGACCGTGAATTCGAGCTGCTCAGGCAGCAACTGTTGGGAGACAAGGTGTCGGGAGACAAGGTATGA
- the yihA gene encoding ribosome biogenesis GTP-binding protein YihA/YsxC translates to MTSPSPQPAGPSNAAALAMGWMHTARFLTTAPTLEFLPALSVPEFAFVGRSNAGKSTCINTLTQQKRLAFASKKPGRTQAINLFALGKQGITDAVLADLPGYGYAAVPRQDKIRWQQVMANYLVTRENLRAIVLLCDPRHGLTELDEILLEVIRPRVEQGLKFLLLLTKADKLNRSEATKALSIARLQAGGGEVRLFSALKKQGVEEAALLLRNWAQEST, encoded by the coding sequence ATGACCTCCCCCAGCCCGCAGCCCGCCGGCCCCAGCAACGCCGCGGCGCTGGCCATGGGCTGGATGCACACCGCGCGCTTTCTCACCACCGCGCCCACGCTCGAATTCCTGCCCGCGCTGTCGGTGCCGGAATTCGCCTTCGTCGGCCGCTCCAATGCCGGCAAGTCCACCTGCATCAACACCCTGACGCAGCAAAAGCGCCTGGCCTTCGCCTCCAAGAAGCCGGGGCGTACCCAGGCCATCAACCTGTTCGCCCTGGGCAAGCAGGGCATCACCGACGCCGTGCTGGCCGACCTGCCCGGCTACGGCTATGCCGCCGTCCCGCGCCAGGACAAGATCCGTTGGCAGCAGGTCATGGCCAACTACCTGGTCACGCGCGAGAACCTGCGGGCCATCGTGCTGCTGTGCGACCCGCGCCACGGCCTCACCGAGCTCGACGAGATCCTGCTGGAGGTGATCCGCCCGCGTGTGGAGCAGGGGCTGAAGTTCCTGCTGCTCCTGACCAAGGCCGACAAGCTCAACCGCAGCGAGGCGACCAAGGCGCTGTCCATCGCGCGACTGCAGGCAGGCGGTGGGGAGGTCAGACTCTTTTCCGCGCTCAAGAAGCAGGGCGTCGAAGAAGCGGCCCTGCTGCTTCGCAACTGGGCGCAGGAATCGACATGA
- a CDS encoding metallophosphoesterase, translated as MKLHVLSDLHLSFGPMARPASDADVVVLAGDIARSRAAAEWAQGFGKPVLYVLGNHEYYGASLAGAMAELKGLCQGSDVHVLDAEEIVLDGVRFLGATLWSDFDLFGPGEKKAAAMAAAQHMLRDFSAIRTDEAGTLFTPAHSAALFRRHAAWLNEKLATPHAGPTVVITHHAPSPRSVHPRFAESPLNACFVSDLERLLGAGRVALWIHGHTHDSFDYRVNGTRVLCNPRGYAREGVNENASFDPGLTVEV; from the coding sequence ATGAAGCTCCACGTCCTTTCCGACCTGCACCTGAGTTTCGGCCCGATGGCGCGTCCGGCCAGCGACGCCGACGTGGTCGTGCTGGCCGGCGACATCGCGCGCTCGCGGGCGGCGGCCGAATGGGCCCAGGGCTTCGGCAAGCCGGTGCTCTACGTGCTCGGCAACCACGAGTACTACGGCGCCAGCCTGGCGGGCGCGATGGCCGAGTTGAAGGGCTTGTGCCAGGGCAGCGACGTGCACGTGCTCGATGCCGAGGAGATCGTCCTGGACGGCGTGCGCTTTCTCGGCGCCACGCTGTGGAGCGACTTCGACCTGTTCGGCCCCGGCGAGAAGAAGGCGGCCGCCATGGCCGCGGCGCAGCACATGTTGCGCGACTTCAGCGCCATCCGCACGGACGAGGCCGGCACCCTGTTCACGCCGGCACACTCCGCCGCGCTGTTCAGGCGGCACGCGGCCTGGCTCAATGAGAAGCTGGCCACGCCGCACGCCGGGCCGACCGTGGTGATCACCCACCACGCCCCCTCGCCCCGCAGCGTCCATCCGCGCTTTGCGGAGTCGCCCCTCAACGCCTGCTTCGTCTCCGACCTGGAGCGCCTGCTGGGCGCTGGACGGGTGGCCCTGTGGATTCATGGCCACACGCACGACAGCTTCGACTACCGCGTGAACGGCACGCGGGTGCTGTGCAACCCGCGCGGCTATGCGCGTGAGGGCGTCAACGAGAACGCCAGCTTCGACCCAGGCCTGACCGTCGAGGTGTAG
- the ccsB gene encoding c-type cytochrome biogenesis protein CcsB, with protein sequence MNTASTTLTLHSGYFSQRSWFDWLFAAIVALGGAYAFARYGAYMDVYEKGILVAAVPAAIWVGWFWKPLRALMLGASAASLLGVLSYGGTLASADSVFWLKYFLSSQSAILWMSVLFFMSTAFYWIGMFAPRQGPVMELIGSRIAWAAVTMALIGSLVRWYESYLIGTDVGHIPVSNLYEVFVLFCWLTAAFYLYFEDRYQTRALGAFVMLVVSAAVGFLLWYTVVREAHEIQPLVPALKSWWMKLHVPANFIGYGTFSLAAMVAFAYLIKKQAQEQHWGRLAPLWLLGIALCFVPIAFRQRGVAEAGGYYWVGYALISALIAAGILLGRKRIAARLPSLEVLDDVMYKSIAVGFAFFTIATVLGALWAAEAWGGYWSWDPKETWALIVWLNYAAWLHMRLMKGLRGTVSAWWALAGLAVTTFAFLGVNMFLSGLHSYGTL encoded by the coding sequence ATGAACACCGCAAGCACAACGCTCACGCTGCACAGCGGCTATTTCTCGCAGCGCAGCTGGTTCGACTGGCTGTTCGCCGCCATCGTCGCGCTCGGTGGCGCCTATGCCTTCGCCCGCTACGGCGCCTACATGGACGTGTACGAGAAGGGGATCCTGGTTGCCGCGGTGCCGGCGGCGATCTGGGTTGGCTGGTTCTGGAAGCCGCTGCGCGCGTTGATGCTGGGCGCCTCGGCCGCCAGCCTGTTGGGCGTGCTGTCCTATGGCGGCACGCTGGCCAGCGCCGACTCGGTGTTCTGGCTGAAATACTTCCTGTCCAGCCAGTCGGCCATCCTGTGGATGAGCGTGCTGTTCTTCATGAGCACGGCCTTCTACTGGATCGGCATGTTCGCGCCGCGCCAGGGCCCGGTGATGGAGCTGATCGGTTCGCGCATCGCTTGGGCGGCGGTGACCATGGCGCTGATCGGCTCGCTGGTGCGCTGGTACGAAAGCTACCTGATCGGCACCGACGTCGGCCACATCCCGGTCAGCAACCTGTACGAGGTGTTCGTCCTGTTCTGCTGGCTGACGGCGGCCTTCTACCTGTACTTCGAGGACCGCTACCAGACCCGGGCGCTGGGCGCCTTCGTCATGCTGGTGGTGAGCGCGGCGGTTGGCTTCCTGCTGTGGTACACGGTGGTGCGCGAGGCGCACGAGATCCAGCCGCTGGTGCCGGCCCTCAAGAGCTGGTGGATGAAGCTGCACGTGCCCGCCAACTTCATCGGCTACGGCACCTTCTCGCTGGCCGCCATGGTGGCCTTCGCCTACCTGATCAAGAAGCAGGCGCAGGAGCAGCACTGGGGCCGGCTGGCGCCCCTGTGGCTGCTGGGCATCGCGCTGTGCTTCGTGCCGATCGCCTTCCGCCAGCGCGGCGTGGCCGAGGCTGGCGGCTACTACTGGGTCGGCTACGCGCTGATCTCGGCGCTGATCGCGGCCGGCATCCTGCTGGGACGCAAGCGCATCGCCGCCCGCCTGCCTTCGCTGGAGGTGCTGGACGACGTGATGTACAAGTCGATCGCCGTCGGCTTCGCCTTCTTCACCATCGCCACCGTGCTGGGGGCGCTGTGGGCGGCCGAGGCTTGGGGCGGCTACTGGAGCTGGGACCCCAAGGAGACCTGGGCGCTGATCGTCTGGCTGAACTACGCGGCCTGGCTGCACATGCGCCTGATGAAGGGGCTGCGCGGGACTGTCTCGGCCTGGTGGGCGCTGGCGGGGCTGGCGGTCACGACCTTCGCCTTCCTGGGCGTCAACATGTTCCTGTCAGGATTGCACAGCTACGGTACGCTGTGA
- a CDS encoding alpha/beta fold hydrolase produces MIQTYERRLPHDITLSCRAAGEPGRPVLMFLHGFPEAAFVWDVLLEHFARPEHGGYRCVAPNLRGYEKSSQPQDVKQYRAKQLVQDIAALIQIEAQGQPLACLVAHDWGGAVAWNLANQLPQLANKLAIINSPHPGTFLRELQSNPRQQAASAYMNFLIRPDAEKLLREDDYRRLFGFFTAGHDAGWLTEAVKQQYREVWDASLTGGCNYYRASPLRPPREGDPAAAAITLPREMLTVDLPTLVLWAMEDVALPPELIEGLDEYIPQLTLEKVPGATHWIIHERPAFVAERLQAFLAS; encoded by the coding sequence ATGATCCAGACCTACGAGCGGCGGCTGCCGCACGACATCACCCTCAGCTGCCGCGCCGCCGGCGAGCCCGGTCGGCCGGTGCTGATGTTCCTGCACGGTTTTCCCGAAGCGGCCTTCGTCTGGGATGTGCTGCTGGAACACTTCGCCCGCCCCGAACACGGCGGCTACCGCTGCGTGGCACCCAACCTGCGCGGCTACGAAAAGTCCTCGCAGCCGCAGGACGTGAAGCAATACCGCGCCAAGCAGCTGGTGCAGGACATCGCGGCCCTGATTCAAATCGAAGCCCAGGGACAGCCGCTGGCCTGTCTGGTGGCGCACGACTGGGGCGGCGCCGTCGCCTGGAACCTGGCGAACCAGCTGCCGCAACTCGCGAACAAGCTGGCGATCATCAATTCGCCGCATCCGGGCACCTTCCTGCGCGAACTGCAGTCAAACCCGCGCCAGCAGGCCGCCAGCGCCTACATGAACTTCCTGATCCGCCCGGACGCGGAGAAGCTGCTGCGCGAGGACGATTACCGCCGCCTGTTCGGGTTCTTCACGGCCGGCCACGATGCCGGCTGGCTGACCGAGGCGGTGAAGCAGCAGTACCGCGAGGTCTGGGACGCCAGCCTGACCGGCGGCTGCAACTACTACCGCGCCTCGCCGCTGCGCCCGCCGCGCGAAGGTGACCCGGCCGCAGCCGCGATCACGCTGCCGCGCGAGATGCTGACGGTGGACCTCCCGACGCTGGTGCTGTGGGCCATGGAGGACGTGGCGCTGCCGCCGGAGTTGATCGAGGGGCTGGACGAGTACATCCCGCAGCTCACGCTGGAGAAAGTGCCGGGGGCGACGCACTGGATCATCCATGAGCGGCCGGCGTTCGTGGCGGAACGGCTCCAGGCTTTTCTGGCCAGCTGA
- a CDS encoding c-type cytochrome → MKSIAASLLTVAALALPALPALANGAAPAAAAAPAAKADINAGSTKYGAACAACHGADGNSGVPANPKLAQQHPEYLVKQLEEFKSGKRTSPIMQGMAAQLTPADMKNIAHWAASNKAKPGFAKDKDLVILGEKIYRGGIADKQVAACAGCHSPNGAGIPAQYPRLSGQHADYTAAQLTAFRDGVRANSPQMAQIAARLSDKEIKAVADYIAGLR, encoded by the coding sequence ATGAAGTCGATTGCTGCTTCCCTGCTGACTGTCGCCGCACTGGCACTGCCCGCGCTGCCCGCGCTGGCCAATGGCGCCGCCCCCGCCGCGGCGGCGGCTCCCGCGGCGAAGGCGGACATCAATGCCGGCTCCACCAAGTACGGCGCGGCCTGCGCGGCCTGCCACGGCGCCGACGGCAATTCGGGCGTGCCGGCCAACCCCAAGCTGGCCCAGCAGCATCCCGAGTACCTGGTCAAGCAGCTCGAAGAGTTCAAGAGCGGCAAGCGCACCAGCCCGATCATGCAGGGGATGGCCGCGCAGCTCACGCCGGCCGACATGAAGAACATCGCCCACTGGGCCGCCTCCAACAAGGCCAAGCCGGGCTTCGCCAAGGACAAGGACCTGGTGATCCTGGGCGAGAAGATCTACCGCGGCGGCATCGCCGACAAGCAGGTGGCCGCCTGCGCCGGCTGCCACAGCCCCAACGGCGCCGGCATCCCGGCGCAGTACCCGCGGCTGTCGGGCCAGCACGCCGACTACACCGCCGCGCAGCTGACGGCCTTCCGCGACGGCGTGCGCGCCAACAGCCCCCAGATGGCGCAGATCGCCGCGCGCCTGAGCGACAAGGAAATCAAGGCGGTGGCCGACTACATCGCCGGCCTCCGTTGA
- the msrP gene encoding protein-methionine-sulfoxide reductase catalytic subunit MsrP: protein MLIKRLSDGFIHPVPSEITPPAVYARRRELLKLMAAGAAGPVLAGWAAREALAADAERPGKLAQLAASKSGVDGAVTMEKVTEYKHATSYNNFYEFGTDKADPAHNAHTLKTRPWTVEVEGLVKKPAKYAIEDLLKLSAQEERIYRLRCVEGWSMVIPWIGYSLSKLIEKVEPQPGAKFVEFVTLADKKTMPFVGSNVLDWPYVEGLRMDEAMHPLTLLSFGMYGEVLPNQNGAPVRLVVPWKYGFKSAKSLVRIRFTDKEPKTAWNKAAANEYGFYSNVNPTVDHPRWSQATERRIGEDGLFAKKRKTLMFNGYEPQVGQLYAGMDLKKNY from the coding sequence ATGCTGATCAAGAGATTGAGCGACGGCTTCATTCACCCGGTCCCCAGCGAGATCACGCCGCCGGCCGTGTATGCCCGGCGGCGCGAGCTGCTGAAACTGATGGCCGCGGGCGCCGCCGGCCCGGTGCTGGCGGGCTGGGCTGCGCGCGAAGCGCTCGCCGCCGACGCCGAGCGTCCCGGCAAGCTGGCGCAACTGGCCGCCTCGAAGTCGGGCGTCGACGGCGCGGTCACCATGGAAAAGGTGACGGAGTACAAGCACGCCACCAGCTACAACAACTTCTACGAGTTCGGCACCGACAAGGCCGATCCGGCGCACAACGCCCACACCCTCAAGACCCGGCCCTGGACCGTGGAGGTCGAGGGCCTGGTGAAGAAGCCGGCGAAGTACGCGATCGAAGACCTGCTCAAGCTCAGTGCGCAGGAAGAGCGCATCTACCGCCTGCGCTGCGTCGAAGGCTGGTCGATGGTGATTCCCTGGATCGGCTATTCGCTGTCCAAGCTGATCGAGAAGGTCGAGCCGCAGCCCGGCGCCAAGTTCGTCGAATTCGTGACGCTGGCGGACAAGAAGACCATGCCCTTCGTCGGCTCGAACGTGCTCGACTGGCCCTATGTCGAGGGCCTGCGCATGGACGAAGCCATGCACCCGCTCACGCTGCTGTCCTTCGGCATGTATGGCGAAGTCCTGCCGAACCAGAACGGCGCGCCGGTGCGGCTGGTGGTGCCATGGAAGTACGGCTTCAAGAGTGCCAAGAGCCTGGTGCGCATCCGCTTCACCGACAAGGAACCGAAGACCGCCTGGAACAAGGCCGCGGCCAACGAGTACGGCTTCTATTCCAACGTGAACCCCACGGTGGACCACCCGCGCTGGTCGCAGGCCACCGAACGCCGCATCGGCGAGGACGGCCTGTTCGCCAAGAAGCGCAAGACACTGATGTTCAACGGCTACGAGCCGCAGGTCGGCCAGTTGTACGCGGGGATGGACCTGAAGAAGAACTACTAG
- a CDS encoding lysophospholipid acyltransferase family protein: MKRLFHMLSGWPLPLLHIMGAVLGWAAFLGSPTYRRRFLANAAQAGYRFASVRRAVAEAGKLVAEAPRLWFGSMPRIHWEGAELIDAARATGRGIVFLTPHLGCFEITAQAYAVRYGRITVLYRPARKAWLRELVDTARERTNLAAAPTTLAGVRQMLRALRAGEAVGLLPDQVPPQGLGAWAPFFGKEAYTMTLPARLVQQTGAVLLLAVGERLPHGQGYCVRLMPWEGALDSAPAPAAAQVNAQMERLVGGWPAQYLWGYARYKQPRVEMAP; encoded by the coding sequence GTGAAACGTCTTTTCCACATGCTGTCCGGTTGGCCCTTGCCGCTGCTGCACATCATGGGCGCCGTGCTCGGCTGGGCGGCGTTCCTGGGCTCGCCCACCTACCGGCGGCGCTTTCTGGCCAATGCCGCGCAGGCCGGCTACCGCTTTGCGTCGGTGCGGCGGGCGGTCGCCGAGGCGGGCAAGCTGGTGGCCGAAGCGCCCCGCCTGTGGTTCGGCAGCATGCCGCGCATCCACTGGGAGGGTGCCGAGCTGATCGACGCCGCCCGCGCCACTGGGCGCGGGATCGTCTTTCTCACGCCACACCTCGGCTGTTTCGAGATTACCGCCCAGGCCTACGCCGTGCGCTATGGCCGGATCACCGTGCTCTACCGTCCGGCGCGCAAGGCCTGGCTGCGCGAGCTGGTGGACACCGCGCGCGAGCGGACCAACCTGGCGGCCGCGCCCACCACCCTGGCGGGCGTGCGCCAGATGCTGCGTGCCCTGCGGGCCGGCGAAGCGGTGGGCCTGCTGCCCGACCAGGTGCCGCCGCAGGGGCTGGGCGCCTGGGCGCCGTTCTTCGGCAAGGAGGCCTACACCATGACGCTGCCGGCGCGCCTGGTCCAGCAGACCGGCGCGGTGCTCTTGCTGGCGGTGGGCGAGCGCCTGCCGCATGGGCAGGGCTACTGCGTGCGCCTGATGCCCTGGGAGGGCGCGCTGGACAGCGCGCCGGCGCCGGCCGCGGCCCAGGTCAACGCGCAAATGGAGCGCCTGGTGGGGGGCTGGCCGGCCCAGTACCTGTGGGGTTATGCGCGCTACAAGCAGCCGCGGGTGGAGATGGCGCCATGA
- a CDS encoding uroporphyrinogen decarboxylase family protein → MLFPTTIVGSYPQPEWLIDRAKLAGRFPPRVRARELWRLPEPWLAQAQDDATLLAIRAQEDAGLDIVSDGEIRRESYSNRFATALDGVDLDNPGTALDRSGHPNPVPRIVGRIRRRHAVEVEDLKFLKRHTNRMTKITVPGPFTMLQQAQNDFYFSEEEAAMDYAEAVNGEIHDLFAAGADIVQIDEPYMQARPEKARQYGLAALNRALEGVTGTTCVHICFGYAAIIHQRPSGYSFLPELAGCRCRQVSIETAQSKLDTKVLEELAGKQILVGCIDLADMNVETPEVIAGRIRRALQHVKPEQVILAPDCGMKYLPREVAQGKLAAMVEAAKQLRAEYARP, encoded by the coding sequence ATGCTGTTTCCCACCACCATCGTCGGCAGCTACCCGCAGCCCGAATGGCTGATCGACCGCGCCAAGCTCGCCGGGCGTTTTCCGCCGCGCGTGCGGGCAAGAGAACTCTGGCGCCTTCCCGAGCCCTGGCTGGCCCAGGCGCAGGACGACGCCACGCTGCTGGCGATCCGCGCGCAGGAGGACGCCGGGCTGGACATCGTGTCGGACGGCGAGATCCGGCGCGAGAGCTACTCGAACCGCTTCGCCACCGCGCTCGACGGCGTCGACCTCGACAACCCCGGCACGGCGCTCGACCGCTCGGGCCATCCCAACCCGGTGCCACGCATCGTCGGCCGCATCCGCCGCCGCCACGCGGTGGAAGTGGAGGACCTGAAGTTCCTCAAGCGCCACACCAATCGCATGACCAAGATCACCGTGCCCGGCCCGTTCACCATGCTGCAGCAGGCGCAGAACGACTTCTACTTCTCGGAGGAGGAAGCCGCGATGGATTACGCCGAGGCGGTCAACGGCGAGATCCACGATCTGTTCGCCGCCGGCGCCGACATCGTGCAGATCGACGAGCCCTACATGCAGGCGCGGCCCGAGAAGGCCCGCCAGTACGGACTGGCCGCGCTCAACCGCGCGCTCGAGGGCGTGACCGGCACCACCTGCGTACACATCTGCTTCGGCTACGCGGCCATCATCCACCAGCGTCCCAGCGGCTACTCCTTCCTGCCCGAGCTGGCGGGCTGCCGCTGCCGCCAGGTGTCGATCGAGACGGCACAGTCCAAGCTGGACACCAAGGTTCTGGAGGAGTTGGCCGGCAAGCAGATCCTTGTGGGCTGCATCGACCTCGCGGACATGAACGTCGAAACGCCCGAGGTGATCGCCGGCCGCATCCGGCGCGCGCTGCAGCATGTGAAGCCCGAGCAGGTGATCCTGGCGCCCGACTGCGGCATGAAGTACCTGCCGCGCGAGGTGGCCCAGGGCAAGCTGGCGGCGATGGTGGAAGCGGCGAAGCAGCTGCGCGCAGAGTACGCGCGGCCCTAG